The Leclercia adecarboxylata region TCGTAGCGGCAACCTCTTCCACTATCACCATCGGCGCGCCGGGCCTGCGCCAGGATCTTGCAGACCAGGCAACTGTCACTGTGCTGAGCGAGTTCGCGCCAAACGTTGCTTTTGACCGTAACGCATTCCTGCTGGCTTGCCGTACCCCGGCCATGCCAAAAGGCGGCGATACCGCTGACGATGTGATGAACGTAACCGATCCTGTCTCTGGTATTACCTTCCAGATCGCGCTGTACCGCCAGTACCGTCAGGTGCGTTACGAGGTTGGCCTGGCGTGGGGTGTGGCATCCGTTCAGCCTGAACATTCCACCATCATCATGGGTTAACCACTGGGGCTTCGGCCCCTTTGTTTTAAGGAGGCCCAATGGCCGGATTGACCAAAGAGCAGCGCGCACAGCGTGAGGCTGAAAAGCTTGCCGCGCAGAATGGCGCTGAACAAACTTCTGCCCAGCAGGACCAGCAGCAGGACCAGCAGCAGGACCAGCAGCAGGACCAGCAGCAGGACCAGCAGGGTGTTGAGCTTGTGGTGATGGTGCGCGATGAGCCTGAATTCCCCGGCGGCCCGCTGAGCGCTGAGGTTCACCCTGACGAGGTGGATAACTGGCTGGCGCTGGACTGGCGTCTGGAGGACTAACCATGCTGGTTGTCGATCCCCATTCGCCTGACTTCAACAGCTACGCCAGCGTTATGGACCTGCGCACGTTCGCGGCGGGGCGCGGATATGCCGTTCCTTCGGATGATGGCGAATGTAGCCAGATGCTGATGCAGGCAATGGACTATCTGGAAGGCAAGACATGGCGCGGCGAGCGCTCCAGTGCATCACAGCCGCTATCGTGGCCGCGCGCGGGCGTGCGCTTCGACGGCGTTGACCTACCAGATGACACCATCCCACAGCGCCTGGTTGATGCGCAGTGCCGCCTGGCTCTCGAATCGCAGGAGATTGATCTCACGCCGTCTGTCGCTGGTGGTGGTGCGGTAACGATGGAGCGCGTAGAGGGCGCAGTCACGGTCCAGTACGAACCAGGTACGAATAAGGCGGCACCGTCATTCCCCTGGCTCTACTCCTCGTTGCGTGGGCTGGTGGTGGGCGGCAATCAGATCCGCATCGAAAGGGGGTGATATGCCAATCGACTACCGCCGCATGCGAAACACCGCAACGCGACTGCTGACCGAGAACGGGAAGGCTTATCCGCTTACCCGCGGTGGCGGCACTACCCGCGATCAGTCCGGCAAAGAGGTATCCACCCCGGCTATAACTGCGACCGTCACTGGCGTTGTCACTGAATACTCCTCTCGTGAAATAGATGGCTCTCTGATTACTACTGGCGATAAAAAGCTGGCGGCCACAGCCGAAACGGAAGTGCGTATTGACGACCGCATCGAGATCGACGGCAAAGCATGGCGGGTGGTGCAGCCTAATCCGGTTAAGCCTGCCGATGTACTCATCTCATATAACATCCAGTTGAGGGCGTGACTATGGCCAGCTCTGTTAATCAGCCGTTCCTGGCTGCCATTCAGTTATTTGTGGATAGTTCGAAGCAGGAGATGGATCAGGCAGTGCGCCGGACGGGCATTAAAATCCTCGCTCAACTGGTTGAGATGTCCCCGGTGGGCCAGCCGGATATCTGGCAGGTCAACCAGACCGCGACGGCGTACAACACTGCGGTGCGGGAACATAACGCGACCCTGCGTGATGATCCTGCCAACCTGACCAAATCAGGACGGCTTAAGCGCGGGCTGCGAGTGAACGACTCGATGGACATCAAAAAGCCTGATGGCTATGTCGGTGGGCGGTTCAAAAACAACTGGTATGTGGGGTTTGATAGCCAACCGACCCAGACCAATGATACACCGGACGCTTCCGGCCAGGGTTCAAACTCCCGCGGCCTGGCAGTGCTGGAGGTGTTCCGGGTAGGGCAGGTCAGCTCGATCTACTTCACCAATAACCTGCCGTATGCACAGGCGCTGGAGAACGGGCACTCCGGTCAGGCCCCCGGTGGCATGGTGGGCATCACCGCGCTGGATGCCGCGCAGCTGTTCCGTCAGGCAATGAGCGAGGTGCGCAATGGCCGGTGACCAGTCAATGCGGATCGCGGACCTGCTGGAAGGTCGTGTCGCGGCTATCTGCTCTTCGCTCGGGCTGCCAGTGGCGTGGCCGAACATCGCGTTTACTCCCCCGGATGATGCGCCTTACGGGCGTGTTTACGTTCTACCGGCGCAAACCGTGGGACAGGACCTGGAAGGCCAGTTGCGTACGTACCAGGGCATTCTGCAGCTCAATATCGTTGCGCCAGCAGGCAGTGGCGTGAATCAGGCCAGAGAGCTGGCTCAGTCCATCGCTGACGCCTTCCCCGAAGGGCTGCCGCTGGTGGATGGTGACCTGACTGTTTATATCAACGGCCCGCCGCAGGTGCGTACGCCGATACAGGATCGCCCGACATCTGCACCAAACGGCAGTAGCGGCTCCATCACCTACACCACCCCCGTCAGCATGCAGTACCGCGCTGATTACTGACCCGCCGCCTGGCGGGTTTTTTATTACCTCAATTCAGGAGAATGCAATGGCATTCGCAATCCCTAACGGGTCACGTGTGAACGTGGCCAGGGCCTATCAGGTCCCCATTACCTTTACCGCAGCCTCCAACGCGACGGAATGCGAACTGACCGTTGCCTCGGCTGCCGGGATCCTTGCGGGCGATGTCGTCCAGGTAAACTCTGGCTGGCTCAAGCTCGATAACATGGTGCTGCGCGTTAAGTCCGTAACCACCACCAAAATTGTGCTGGAAGCCTTCGATACCACCGACACCAAGAAATTCCCGGCGGGCACTGGCGCGGGTACGCTGCGCAAAGTCGACTCCTGGATCACCATGCCGCAGGTGATGACCCTGTCCACAGAAGGCGGTGACCAGCAGTCCATCTCTATCCAGTTCCTGGAAGATGATAAGGCTCGCACTATCCCGACGTTCAAAAACGCCGTGGTTCAGGTCTACACCTTCGCGCATGACCCGATGCTGGCGATCTACAAGCGCCTCATCGACCTGGACGACTCCAGCGACACCACGGCGGTCTGGTTCCATAACCCGCGCGGTAAAGCGGATCGTTACTACTCCGCCAAAGTGTCGTTCCAGCGCGTGCCGCGCACCGAAATTAACGCAGTAGAAAGTAACGAAGCGCGTATGAACTTCGAATCGGATATGCAGATTTACCCGATCGCTGATTCATCCGTGCTGCCGCTGGCATTCCTGACTGACCTGCCGTCCACTAAAGCACTCGCAACTGGCGCTGCGCTGGATCTGGCTGTGGTTATGCAGGGTGGTTCCGCGCCCTACACCTACGTGTGGAAGAAGGGCAGCACCGCTATCCCTGGCAAAACCGCCTCGACGTTCAACATCCCGTCGGTCGCATCCAGCGATGCTGGTGTCTACACCTGCGAGGTCACAGACGCCGCAGGCAAAACCATTACCTCAGCTGCGTGCACCGTCACTGTCAGCTAACCAACAAGGCCCGGTTCGTCGGGCCATTCTGAGATGAATCAATGACCCAATTCTCCCTGATCCCAAATCCTACCTTTTCCGTCACTGCCAGCATCCCGCGCGCTGGCGCTGAAGACGGCAAACTCACCTTCACCTTCCGCCACAAGACGCTGCAGGAACTCCGCGCAATGGACGAGAAGCTGCAAAAAGCAACTGAAGGCAAAAAGGCAGCAGTAGAGCCGCAGGCCGATTACCTCATGGAAATCGTCGAAGGCTGGGCGCTGCCGGACGAATTTACCCGCGATAACGTGATCGTCCTCCTGCAGAACTACCCTCGCGCGTTCGACAGCATCGGTCTGGCCTACACCAAAGAGCTGATGGGCATCCGCGAAAAAAACTGAGGCAGGTCGCCGCAGCGATGTATACACCGGGACCGACTCTCGCGGAATTAGCCGCTTTTGGTTTAACGCCTGAGGACGTGGAGGAAGAGGTGGGGATCCTGCCATCCATATGGGAGGCCTTTACCGTCTTCTCCGCCCTGGCGACCCAATGGCGCGTCGGTGCGAGCGGTGCGACCGGTCTTGATTACAACGTTCTCCCTTGGCTGTTTCAGTTGCACGGGGTTGAGGATGCGGCGGCCTGCATGGCTGATATTCGAATCATGGAAAGCGAGGCTCTCAAAGTGATGCATAAGGAGACGGCCTGATGAGTGATCAAATCGCCTCGATCACATTGCGTGCTGACGTATCCGATCTGAAAACGGCCAGCAATGAACTGGATAAACTCGGTGAAGCCGCGGCGGGTGCCGTAGGTAAAGCCGACGACCTTAACAGCGTATTTCGCGCTGGCGCTGAGTCTGCAAAGCAGGGCAGCGAAGGTCTCAAAGAGCAACAGACCGCGCTCAAAGGCCTGCTGGAGAACATCGACCCGGTCACTAAGGCGCTGAACCGCCTGGACGAACAGCAGGCCGCGCTGCGTAACTTCCAGACCAGGGGCTTTCTGGATACCGATACCTTCCAGGCCTATAACAAGATCCTGGATGACACCCGGCTGAAGCTGACCGACACCGCCGAGGCAGCGGCGCGGGCGCAGGCAGAACTGGCCGCCACCCAGGCGGCAGAGAAGCAGTCCGCCGCGCTGAAAAACCTGCTGGGTTCTATCGACCCGACTATCCGCGCCTTCCACTCACTGGATGAGCAGCATGCTCAGCTGGTGGCGCACTTCGAAGCTGGCCGCATCAATGGCGCTCAATTCGAGCACTTCAACAGCATCCTCAATCAGACACGTGAGCGGCTCTCTAATGTGGCTGACGTGCTGCCCGAGGCGTTATCCCGGCAGGAGCTGGCCGCCCGCCGTGCTGGTATCTCTGTGGGCCAGTACAGCGCGGCCATGCGCACGTTGCCAGCCCAGTTCACTGATATCGCCACGCAGCTGGCTGGTGGGCAGTCACCGTTCCTTATCCTGCTCCAGCAGGGCGGCCAGATTAAGGACCAGTTTGGCTCAGTGCAGGGGGCGCTGTCCGGCGTCGGCGAATACATCCGCAGCATGGCCGGGATGATTAACCCAACCACGATTGCCCTGGGCGGCCTGGTGGGCACCATCGGCCTGCTGGCAGCAGCCGCTTACAATTCGTCTGAACAGTTCGATCAGGTGGCCCGCTCTGTCATTATGATGGGCGGTGCCGGTTTCGCCTCAATGCAGCAGCTCAACCAGGCCGCTGAAGAGGTGGCGGGTAAGACAAACACCTCGGTCAGTTCCACCGTCGATACCCTGGTTGCGCTGAATGACACTGGCAAGTACACCGCCAGCCAGATGAAGCAGATCGCCACGTCCATTACCCTGATGGGCAAGGCAGGCAGCGACACCATAACGGCAATGTCCGACTTTGGCAAGATCGTCAGCGACCCGGTAAAAGGGCTGGCCAGCCTGAATGAGCAATATGGCTTTGTCGATGAAGCCATGATGAAGCACATCATCCAGTTGCGTAAGCAGAAGGGGGAACAGGCGGCGGTTACCGAAGCCATTGATCTGTTTGCTGGCGTGATGGCAAAACGAGCAGAAGAGACCAATAAGGCCACTGATAATATCGGGCAGACATGGCAGTGGCTGAAGAAAACAGCATCTGACACCTTCGATGATATCGGGATTACTGTCCGTGCCTGGGGAAATCAGGTGATCGATATTTTCAACCTGTTTGAAGCTTCGATAAAGGATCTATTCCTCAATATCACCTCACTGGATGCCAAGTTTACGGGAACCATAGCTGGCTGGGCAGAAAAAATCCCGGGCGGCGGGGCGCTGGCTAATTTCCTCGGCATGGACGTTGAGTCCATGAAAAAGGCCGGGGTCGAAGCTGACAAAGAGATCGCTGCAAACAAAAAACGCTACGAAGAGCTCTGGAAACGGGTCAAAGCGCCTAACGCGCAGGCGAACTATGAAGCCGAGGCGCGAGGGGCCAGTGTTAAAGGGGAAGGGGGCTCGAGCCGCGAATCGAGGGATGCGGTATCAAAACTTGCTGAAGATTCTGCCAAAAAGACCAAAGAGGCCAAGTCCACGCTGGATGCTGGCGATCGCACCCTGGAGAATTACCGCGCCCAGGCAAGAACTCTAACGGAAACCCTCGAAACCCTGCGGCAGACCGGAGAAACCCACGCCAAAAATACCGAGTTCAGTAAACAGCAATCCCACTTTGCTGAGCTGGATGAGGCCGCCAAAACCCGCGCGCTGACCGCTCAGGAGAAGTCCCTCCTGTCGAGCCGCGAGGCCATTCTGAACGCCGCTAAGGTGGTGGATCAGAAGAATAAGGAAGTCGAAGTCCAGCAGAAGATTAATGGTCTGGCGCAGCAGGCTAATAAGTACGTCACCCAAATGTCGGAGAAGACCGATGCTTTGCGCGATAGTGCAGGCCTCAGCAGTCGTCAGACGCAGCGCTTGATGGAGGAGGCGCAACTTCGTCAGGGCTGGCTGAACGGAGGCGGCAAGCTTGAAGACGCTGGATATGAGAAGGAGCTAGCAGCGCTTCGAAAATATTATGCTGAAGAAGATAAGCTGCGCGGCGACTGGAAATCAGGCGCTATTAGCGGCTGGAATGAGTATCTGGACGCTGCCACCAATACTTATGACACCGTTAAAAATGTAGCCAGTTCAACCCTGACAGGTCTTAGCGACATGCTGACCGAACTCATGACCACCGGCAAAGCATCAGTTAAAGAGTTCGGCAAATCGATGCTCAAGATGATCCTGGATGTAACCAATCGTCTCATGGTTGCCTATGCGGTACAGGCGGCTATGGGGTGGGTTAGTGGCAGTGCTGGCGGCGGTTCAACACCCGGCGTGGCTTATGCCAATGCTGCTGCAGGTGTAACGTTCAATGCTAAAGGCAGTGTGTACGAGTCATCCGGTCTCAGTAAGTATGTGAATGGGGTCTATGACTCTCCTCAGTACTTCACTTTCCAGGGCGCGTCGAAGTTTGCTAAAGGGGGCGTGTTTGCCGAGGCCGGGCCGGAGGCGATCATGCCACTTACTCGTGACTCTGCTGGTCGGCTTGGTGTTAGAGCGCAAGGTGGGGTTGGGGCGCAGCCGCAGGTTAACATTGATATCTACGTCGATAACAAGGGTAACGCATCATCAAACACGTCTGGAGATGGAAGTGCTGCGGCGCGGGCTTTAGGGAGGGAAATCGAAGCCAAGGTGACCGAGATCCTTATGAGGGCGGCTAGAAGCGATGGCCTACTTGGTAGGCAGTTCCAGTCCAAGTAATAATCTCCTGGCTTTGGTTTTGAGATAGTAATATCAGCCGTGCCTGGTTACACCTATGCACACCCTAGTTATCATGTTCATAAACATACTAATCAGGGGATGATAGTGCTTAAAAAAATACTCATGAAGATTCTCAAGACCATTGGGCTGCTCATTCTTCTTATCATTGTGATCGGTATTGCTGCAGTACTTAACAAGCCTTCCGAAGCAGAAAAAAAGCAAAAGGAAGCCAAAGAACTATCCGATACAAAAATGGATGAGCTTCGGGGAGCGTGTGAGGCTTATGTGAAAAAGTCGGTCATTAACAAAAGCACCTTGGATATGTCGACGTTCGACTCGAAGAGGTGGCAGGGGAATGATGGAAAGTTTTATGCAACGCAGGAGTTTAGCGCCAAGAACAAATTCGGCCTTGAGCAAAAATTCAGGGCCGTTTGCATCGAAGATAAATATGGTAAAAGTGATTATCGACTTGAAGAAGTGACCGGAAGTTAAGTCGAAGTGAGTACTTAACCTAGCCCACCCGGGCCACCCAACCGACCTCGAGCCTCGCTAACGCGGGGCTTTTAGGTCTATAGTCGATTGAGATCAATGAATCAGCATTTGCCGTTGCGCCTGTGCTATCCCCTGATAGGATTAATCTTATCTTTAACTGATGGGGATAGGGATGTGGAGAAAATTCTTGTTGTTCTATTGGTGTCACTTTTCTCGCTAACAGCAACGGCTGCAAACAAACCATGCTCAGGTAAGAAAGGTGGAATATCGCATTGCTCAGGTGAAAAGTTTGTTTGTAATGATGGAACTATCAGCAAGTCTAAGAAGGTTTGCCAGAAATAGCTGTTTATAAATGGCTCCCACTATCTAATTCAAACCCAGCTCCGGCTGGGTTTTTTTATGGAGTAAATATGGTAGTTGAAACCTACGGCTGGCGCTCACAGCTGGGCGCTGGCCCTGTTGAATATGACCAGACGGTGCGCGTTGCGCAGTTTGGCGATGGCTATGAACAGGTGGCCGAGAACGGCATCAACTCCACAGCCATTCAGGTGCCGATGAAGCACACCGGCACAGAGGCCGAGGTAAACGCGATCCGCGACTTTCTGCTGGCCCATACCGTAAAGGCTTTCATCATCACGCCGCCAGGCGAAGAGAAGGGGCTTTACCGGACTGTCGCTAACTCGGTGCGCAAGAACCAGATCAGCAGCAAATTCTCTGAGCTGACCTTCACCATCAAACGGGCCTACGGGGTATACGCATAATGGCACTTGTTGATCAGGCGGCAAAGCTGGCACCGGGCGGCAGGGTCCGCCTGGTCGAAGTGGATGCCTCAGAATTCAGCGGCGGGATCCACCGCTTCCATTACGCACCATTCCCCCATACGCCAGCAGAAATTGATGCGGCGAACGACGACGAGTCGAAGCTGGGGCCGAAGCCAATAATCTGGGCTGGCAACGCATACGAGTTCTGGCCCTTCCAGATGGCCGGGCTGGAGCTGTCAACGGATCAGGCCGCAGAGCCGACGCTCAGTGTTTCCAATCTTGATGGTCATATCACCGCGCTGTGCCTTCAGTTTAAAGACATGGTTAACGCGAAGGTGAGCATCATCGACACCTACGCCGTATATCTCGATGCGGTGAACTTCCCGGGCGGCGTTAACCCGTCAGCAGATCCAACCGCCTTCTCCCTGCAAACCTTCTGGCTGGATACCAAAACGGCTGAAGACGATGAGGTCGTTTCGTGGTCGCTGAGCAGCCCGGCAGACCTGCAGGGGCAGGTGATCCCGACCCGGCAGATAACCTCGCTCTGCGAGTGGGCGCTGCGCGGGCAATACCGCAGCGGTGACGGCTGCACCTACAACGGCACGGCGTATTTCGATGCCAAGGGTAATGCAGTGGCCGACCCTGCATTTGATGTATGCGGCGGCTGCCTGAGCGACTGCCGTAAGCGTTTCGGTGCCGGGCTGGCAGAGCCTAACGCGGCAAACCTCGATTTTGGCGGCTTCCCGGCAACCGTTCTCTTCTCCCGATAACCGGACATCAAAATGAACAAAACCATTATGGCGGCGATCCGCGCGCATGCGCTGGAGGAATCCCCACGCGAGTGCTGCGGCTTCGTCATCCAGTCGGGGCGACGCCAGCGTTACATCCCGGTGCCGAACAGCCACGAAAACCCGACGGAGCATTTCCGCATTGACGGCGAGCACTGGGCGAATGCTGAGGATGCCGGAACCATTATCCGGGTCATTCACTCCCACCCGGGCGACGGCGCACGGCCTATCCCGTCAGACCTCGACCGCCAGCAGTGCAATAACTCCGGCGTGGTCTGGGGCATCTATGCGTCGGACTGTGATGAATACGCAGAAATAACGCCGGACGCCATACCGCTGATTGGCCGACCGTTCATTCTGGGCTCGCACGACTGCTGGGGGCTGGTCATGGACTGGCACGCCACCCAGGGCGTGATACTTAACGATTTCCGCGTTGATTACCCATGGTGGGAAAGCCAGTACCCGGACAACCTCTATTTCGAGAACTGGGAGCGGGAAGGGTTTGTCGAATGCGACCCGGCACCCGGCTGCATGGTCATCATGCAGGTGGAGTCTGCCAAGTGGAACCACGCGGGGATCATCACCGAAGAAGGCGAACTGCTTCACCACCTCTACGGGCAGCCATCCTGCATCACGCCGTATGCCCGGGGTTACTTCAAAGACCGGACCATGATCTGCGTTCGCCACAAAGACTTGCCGCAGGAGATACAGCCATGGCGCGTTTGACCACGATTCGATTGTATGGGGTCCTGGGGGCCCGGTTTGGCCGCGTTCACCGGCTGGCGGTTCAGACTTCAGCAGAAGCTGTAAAGGCGCTATGCATCAATCTCGACGGGCTGGAAAGCTACCTCCTGGACGCCAAAAAGAATGGCATGACGTTCGCAGTGTTTCGCGGTAAACGCAACATCGGCGTTGATGACTTTAAGGCGCTGTCAGGGGACACCGATATCCGCATCGCACCAGTGATGGAGGGGGCCAAAAAAGCCGGCATTTTTCAAACCATCCTTGGTGCCGTGATGGTGGTTGCGGGCATTGTAGTGTCTGGCCTTTCTGCAGGCTGGGCCAGTCCTGTTGGTGGGGCGATGATATCCGCTGGTATCGGCATGATGGCTGGCGGCATTTACCAGATGCTCTCACCACAGCCCAAAGGCCTGCAGGGGCGCGATGACCCGGACAACAAACCCAGCTATGCCTTCGGCGGTGCAGTGAATACCCTGGCAATGGGTAACCCGGTCGCATTGCTGTATGGCGAGCGCGAGATCGGTGGCGCGATTATCAGTGCGGGGATCTTGGCCGAGGACATCTGACAACTTCTTTCTCTTCAATTAGCACTCAATCGGGTGCTTTTTTTATGGATGCAATATGGCAACGATTACTGGTGCAAAGGGCGGCAGCCAGAAGCAGCACACGCCTGTAGAACAGCCTGATTCAGCCCAATCCATGGCGCGTTGCCGCATGCTGCTGGCGCTTGGCGAAGGTGAATTTGCTGGTGGGCTGGATGCGACCCGGATCTTCCTGGATGGCACGCCGCTGGGCAACGCCGACGGCTCAATGAACTTTGAGAACGTCTCCTGGGATTTTCGCCCCGGAACGCAGACGCAGACGCCGATCCCCGGTT contains the following coding sequences:
- a CDS encoding C40 family peptidase is translated as MNKTIMAAIRAHALEESPRECCGFVIQSGRRQRYIPVPNSHENPTEHFRIDGEHWANAEDAGTIIRVIHSHPGDGARPIPSDLDRQQCNNSGVVWGIYASDCDEYAEITPDAIPLIGRPFILGSHDCWGLVMDWHATQGVILNDFRVDYPWWESQYPDNLYFENWEREGFVECDPAPGCMVIMQVESAKWNHAGIITEEGELLHHLYGQPSCITPYARGYFKDRTMICVRHKDLPQEIQPWRV
- a CDS encoding DUF4128 domain-containing protein, with translation MRIADLLEGRVAAICSSLGLPVAWPNIAFTPPDDAPYGRVYVLPAQTVGQDLEGQLRTYQGILQLNIVAPAGSGVNQARELAQSIADAFPEGLPLVDGDLTVYINGPPQVRTPIQDRPTSAPNGSSGSITYTTPVSMQYRADY
- a CDS encoding phage tail assembly chaperone; this translates as MTQFSLIPNPTFSVTASIPRAGAEDGKLTFTFRHKTLQELRAMDEKLQKATEGKKAAVEPQADYLMEIVEGWALPDEFTRDNVIVLLQNYPRAFDSIGLAYTKELMGIREKN
- a CDS encoding tail assembly protein, translated to MARLTTIRLYGVLGARFGRVHRLAVQTSAEAVKALCINLDGLESYLLDAKKNGMTFAVFRGKRNIGVDDFKALSGDTDIRIAPVMEGAKKAGIFQTILGAVMVVAGIVVSGLSAGWASPVGGAMISAGIGMMAGGIYQMLSPQPKGLQGRDDPDNKPSYAFGGAVNTLAMGNPVALLYGEREIGGAIISAGILAEDI
- a CDS encoding DnaT-like ssDNA-binding protein, with protein sequence MLVVDPHSPDFNSYASVMDLRTFAAGRGYAVPSDDGECSQMLMQAMDYLEGKTWRGERSSASQPLSWPRAGVRFDGVDLPDDTIPQRLVDAQCRLALESQEIDLTPSVAGGGAVTMERVEGAVTVQYEPGTNKAAPSFPWLYSSLRGLVVGGNQIRIERG
- a CDS encoding phage tail tube protein, with translation MAFAIPNGSRVNVARAYQVPITFTAASNATECELTVASAAGILAGDVVQVNSGWLKLDNMVLRVKSVTTTKIVLEAFDTTDTKKFPAGTGAGTLRKVDSWITMPQVMTLSTEGGDQQSISIQFLEDDKARTIPTFKNAVVQVYTFAHDPMLAIYKRLIDLDDSSDTTAVWFHNPRGKADRYYSAKVSFQRVPRTEINAVESNEARMNFESDMQIYPIADSSVLPLAFLTDLPSTKALATGAALDLAVVMQGGSAPYTYVWKKGSTAIPGKTASTFNIPSVASSDAGVYTCEVTDAAGKTITSAACTVTVS
- a CDS encoding phage minor tail protein L, which codes for MALVDQAAKLAPGGRVRLVEVDASEFSGGIHRFHYAPFPHTPAEIDAANDDESKLGPKPIIWAGNAYEFWPFQMAGLELSTDQAAEPTLSVSNLDGHITALCLQFKDMVNAKVSIIDTYAVYLDAVNFPGGVNPSADPTAFSLQTFWLDTKTAEDDEVVSWSLSSPADLQGQVIPTRQITSLCEWALRGQYRSGDGCTYNGTAYFDAKGNAVADPAFDVCGGCLSDCRKRFGAGLAEPNAANLDFGGFPATVLFSR
- a CDS encoding phage tail protein, which produces MVVETYGWRSQLGAGPVEYDQTVRVAQFGDGYEQVAENGINSTAIQVPMKHTGTEAEVNAIRDFLLAHTVKAFIITPPGEEKGLYRTVANSVRKNQISSKFSELTFTIKRAYGVYA
- a CDS encoding phage tail tape measure protein is translated as MSDQIASITLRADVSDLKTASNELDKLGEAAAGAVGKADDLNSVFRAGAESAKQGSEGLKEQQTALKGLLENIDPVTKALNRLDEQQAALRNFQTRGFLDTDTFQAYNKILDDTRLKLTDTAEAAARAQAELAATQAAEKQSAALKNLLGSIDPTIRAFHSLDEQHAQLVAHFEAGRINGAQFEHFNSILNQTRERLSNVADVLPEALSRQELAARRAGISVGQYSAAMRTLPAQFTDIATQLAGGQSPFLILLQQGGQIKDQFGSVQGALSGVGEYIRSMAGMINPTTIALGGLVGTIGLLAAAAYNSSEQFDQVARSVIMMGGAGFASMQQLNQAAEEVAGKTNTSVSSTVDTLVALNDTGKYTASQMKQIATSITLMGKAGSDTITAMSDFGKIVSDPVKGLASLNEQYGFVDEAMMKHIIQLRKQKGEQAAVTEAIDLFAGVMAKRAEETNKATDNIGQTWQWLKKTASDTFDDIGITVRAWGNQVIDIFNLFEASIKDLFLNITSLDAKFTGTIAGWAEKIPGGGALANFLGMDVESMKKAGVEADKEIAANKKRYEELWKRVKAPNAQANYEAEARGASVKGEGGSSRESRDAVSKLAEDSAKKTKEAKSTLDAGDRTLENYRAQARTLTETLETLRQTGETHAKNTEFSKQQSHFAELDEAAKTRALTAQEKSLLSSREAILNAAKVVDQKNKEVEVQQKINGLAQQANKYVTQMSEKTDALRDSAGLSSRQTQRLMEEAQLRQGWLNGGGKLEDAGYEKELAALRKYYAEEDKLRGDWKSGAISGWNEYLDAATNTYDTVKNVASSTLTGLSDMLTELMTTGKASVKEFGKSMLKMILDVTNRLMVAYAVQAAMGWVSGSAGGGSTPGVAYANAAAGVTFNAKGSVYESSGLSKYVNGVYDSPQYFTFQGASKFAKGGVFAEAGPEAIMPLTRDSAGRLGVRAQGGVGAQPQVNIDIYVDNKGNASSNTSGDGSAAARALGREIEAKVTEILMRAARSDGLLGRQFQSK
- a CDS encoding DUF1799 domain-containing protein, whose translation is MYTPGPTLAELAAFGLTPEDVEEEVGILPSIWEAFTVFSALATQWRVGASGATGLDYNVLPWLFQLHGVEDAAACMADIRIMESEALKVMHKETA